A single Pseudomonas sp. HN11 DNA region contains:
- a CDS encoding sensor domain-containing diguanylate cyclase has product MPLQAVRPKILGFISEQASAWLVALVVLLAGVALTAIVAWAACDLYQQQVRQRFQLLVNERYTRLQERFEDQEQRLNSLRRFFVNSDDVSREEFDGFAQPLLLRARAYSWAPRVSREQRSQFEQKVSDLRGTPFVIRELNSTGELAPAPERDEYVPVLYSQTQSLLGAPLGFDLLAQPLRRSTLERAQKTGKLAVSQPMQLVGVEPAYATGVLLVAPVSHLPTSDQSQNEPYGYVMAVISMRQLVSDGLPKPGRDNLVMQIIDTSDLQERVLFESSNEVGSSALVGVRRLTLGDHVYALKLRPSQVFDQASHSSLNTILIMGGLLSLLLSALLYVLVSQRQRAVKLVEQRTAQLRLREQELRGAHGQLRSVLNAATQMAIIATDLRGVINTFNAGAEQMLGFKAEHVVGTHTLESLHLASELEARAASLSVTLGKRIPASQAMLVESPDNLHEAREWTLIRENGSPLAVNMLATVLLDDHGLWIGHLAIYLDVTEQKHAYEALAARDRLLKKLSAHVPGGIFQFTLEPQGNWKFIYASDGMRDIYEIEPKVLQQDAKQVFERIHPLDAERVRASIRLSALQLSHWREEYRVLLPQRGLRWIRGEATPEELPAGGTLWHGYVSDISDLKRVEEELRALSITDALTGIHNRRYFQDRLKAEMVRLNRTSGNLSVIMLDIDHFKRINDQHGHAVGDGVLQELCKRISQRLRRTDVFCRLGGEEFMVLCPHTDSERAYSLAMELWASLRSVPMEPVGIVTASFGVASWRVDEGIDGLLLRADSAVYVAKQAGRDRVEVERLRA; this is encoded by the coding sequence ATGCCGTTGCAAGCCGTTCGCCCGAAAATCCTAGGTTTTATCAGTGAGCAGGCGTCGGCTTGGCTGGTGGCATTGGTGGTGTTATTGGCAGGGGTTGCCTTGACGGCGATTGTCGCCTGGGCGGCTTGCGACCTCTATCAGCAACAGGTGCGCCAGCGCTTTCAGTTGCTGGTCAATGAGCGCTATACCCGTTTGCAGGAGCGCTTCGAAGACCAGGAACAGCGCCTGAACAGCTTGCGACGCTTCTTCGTCAATTCCGATGATGTGTCCCGCGAAGAGTTCGACGGTTTCGCCCAACCCTTGTTGTTGCGCGCCCGCGCTTATTCGTGGGCGCCACGGGTGTCTCGCGAGCAGCGCAGCCAATTTGAGCAAAAGGTGTCCGACCTGCGCGGCACGCCTTTTGTGATCCGTGAGTTGAATTCGACCGGTGAGCTGGCCCCCGCGCCCGAGCGCGACGAATACGTGCCGGTGCTGTACAGCCAGACCCAAAGCCTGCTGGGCGCGCCCCTTGGCTTTGATCTCTTGGCCCAGCCGCTGCGCCGTTCGACCCTTGAGCGTGCGCAAAAGACCGGCAAGCTGGCGGTGTCCCAGCCCATGCAATTGGTGGGGGTGGAGCCGGCCTATGCCACCGGGGTGTTACTGGTCGCGCCGGTGAGTCACCTGCCCACCTCCGATCAGTCCCAGAACGAGCCTTACGGTTATGTGATGGCAGTGATCAGCATGCGCCAGCTCGTGTCCGACGGTCTGCCCAAGCCGGGCCGGGACAACCTGGTGATGCAGATCATCGACACTTCGGACTTGCAGGAGCGCGTGCTCTTCGAGTCCAGCAATGAAGTCGGCAGCAGCGCCCTTGTCGGCGTGCGTCGTCTCACACTGGGTGACCATGTGTACGCCTTGAAACTGCGCCCCAGCCAGGTATTCGACCAGGCCAGTCACTCCTCGCTGAACACGATCCTGATCATGGGCGGCCTGCTCAGCCTGCTACTCAGTGCCTTGCTCTACGTGCTGGTGAGCCAACGCCAGCGCGCAGTGAAGCTGGTGGAGCAGCGCACCGCCCAGTTGCGCCTGCGCGAACAGGAATTGCGCGGTGCCCATGGTCAGTTGCGCAGCGTGCTGAATGCCGCGACCCAGATGGCAATCATTGCCACCGACCTGCGCGGCGTCATCAATACCTTCAACGCCGGTGCCGAGCAGATGCTGGGCTTCAAGGCCGAGCATGTGGTGGGCACGCACACCTTGGAAAGCCTGCACCTGGCGTCGGAGCTTGAAGCGCGCGCGGCCAGCCTGAGTGTGACGTTGGGCAAGCGTATTCCCGCCAGCCAGGCGATGCTGGTGGAAAGCCCGGACAACCTGCACGAAGCCCGCGAGTGGACCTTGATCCGCGAGAACGGCAGCCCGTTGGCCGTGAACATGCTCGCCACGGTGTTGCTGGACGACCACGGTTTGTGGATCGGCCACCTGGCGATCTACCTGGATGTCACCGAACAAAAGCATGCCTACGAGGCCTTGGCCGCCCGCGACCGCCTGCTCAAGAAGCTCAGCGCCCATGTGCCCGGCGGGATCTTCCAATTCACCCTGGAACCCCAGGGCAACTGGAAATTCATCTACGCCAGCGACGGCATGCGCGACATCTATGAAATCGAACCCAAAGTGTTGCAGCAGGATGCGAAGCAGGTCTTCGAGCGCATCCACCCGTTGGATGCGGAGCGGGTGCGTGCTTCGATCCGCCTCTCAGCATTGCAGTTGAGCCATTGGCGCGAGGAGTACCGCGTGCTGTTGCCGCAACGGGGCCTGCGTTGGATTCGTGGTGAGGCGACTCCGGAAGAGTTACCCGCAGGCGGTACGCTGTGGCATGGGTACGTGTCGGATATTTCCGATCTCAAGCGGGTGGAAGAAGAACTGCGTGCGCTCTCCATCACCGACGCCCTGACCGGCATCCACAACCGTCGCTATTTCCAGGATCGTCTCAAGGCCGAGATGGTGAGGCTCAACCGCACCTCGGGAAACTTGTCGGTGATCATGCTGGATATCGATCACTTCAAACGCATCAACGACCAGCACGGGCACGCCGTCGGCGACGGGGTGCTGCAGGAACTGTGCAAACGCATCAGTCAGCGTCTGCGCCGCACCGATGTGTTCTGTCGCCTGGGTGGCGAGGAATTCATGGTGCTGTGTCCGCACACCGATAGCGAACGGGCCTACAGCCTGGCAATGGAATTGTGGGCGTCGCTGCGCAGTGTGCCGATGGAACCGGTCGGTATCGTCACCGCCAGCTTTGGCGTGGCCAGTTGGCGGGTGGATGAGGGTATCGATGGGCTGCTGCTGCGCGCCGACTCGGCCGTGTACGTGGCCAAGCAGGCGGGCAGGGACCGGGTGGAGGTTGAGCGCTTGCGTGCTTGA
- the rlmKL gene encoding bifunctional 23S rRNA (guanine(2069)-N(7))-methyltransferase RlmK/23S rRNA (guanine(2445)-N(2))-methyltransferase RlmL, which yields MSDRFELFLTCPKGLEGLLIEEAVGLGLEEAREHTSAVRGMADMETAYRLCLWSRLANRVLLVLKRFPMKDAEDLYHGVLDIEWADHMVPDGTLAVEFSGHGSGIDNTHFGALKVKDAIVDKLRTPTGERPSIDKINPDLRIHLRLDRGEAILSLDLSGHSLHQRGYRLQQGAAPLKENLAAAILIRAGWPRIAAEGGALSDPMCGVGTFLVEGAMIAADMAPNLNRELWGFTTWLGHVPALWKKLHTEAAERAAIGMNKPPLWIRGYEADPRLIQPARNNIERAGLSHWIKVYQGEVGTFEPRPDQNQKGLVICNPPYGERLGDEASLLYLYQNLGERLRQACMGWEAAVFTGAPDLGKRMGIRSHKQYSFWNGALPCKLLLIKVNPDQFVTGERRTPEQRQAEREQAAYDQAPAEPQERQYNKNGNPIKPAPAPVVEQARLSEGGQMFANRLQKNLKLLGKWAKREGVDCYRVYDADMPEYSMAIDLYHDWVHVQEYAAPKSIDPEKASARMFDALAAIPQALNIDKSRVVVKRRERQSGTKQYERQSAQGKFTEVSEGGVKLLVNLTDYLDTGLFLDHRPMRLRIQKEAAGKRFLNLYCYTATASVHAAKGGARSTTSVDLSKTYLDWARRNFSLNGFSDKNRLEQGDVIAWLEASRDEFDLIFIDPPTFSNSKRMEGIFDVQRDHVQLLDLAMARLAPGGVLYFSNNFRKFALEDNLSERYAVEEISDKTIDPDFARNAKIHRAWKITAR from the coding sequence ATGTCGGACCGTTTTGAACTCTTCCTCACCTGCCCCAAGGGCCTCGAAGGCCTGCTGATCGAGGAAGCCGTCGGGCTTGGCCTTGAGGAAGCCCGTGAGCACACCTCGGCTGTGCGCGGCATGGCCGACATGGAAACCGCCTACCGCCTGTGTCTCTGGTCACGCCTGGCCAACCGCGTGCTGCTGGTGCTCAAGCGCTTCCCGATGAAGGACGCCGAAGACCTCTACCACGGTGTGCTGGATATCGAGTGGGCCGACCACATGGTCCCGGATGGCACCCTGGCCGTTGAATTCAGCGGCCACGGCTCGGGTATCGACAACACCCACTTCGGCGCGCTGAAGGTCAAGGATGCGATTGTCGACAAGCTGCGTACCCCGACCGGTGAACGCCCGTCCATCGACAAGATCAACCCGGACCTGCGCATCCACCTGCGTCTGGACCGTGGCGAAGCCATCCTGTCCCTCGACCTGTCCGGCCACAGCCTGCACCAGCGCGGTTATCGCCTGCAGCAGGGCGCGGCACCGTTGAAGGAAAACCTGGCGGCCGCGATTCTGATCCGTGCCGGTTGGCCGCGTATTGCCGCTGAAGGCGGCGCGCTGAGCGACCCGATGTGCGGCGTGGGTACCTTCCTGGTCGAAGGCGCAATGATCGCAGCCGACATGGCGCCCAACCTGAATCGCGAATTGTGGGGCTTCACCACCTGGCTGGGTCACGTCCCGGCGCTGTGGAAGAAACTGCACACAGAAGCGGCTGAACGCGCCGCCATCGGCATGAACAAGCCGCCGCTATGGATCCGTGGCTACGAAGCCGATCCACGCCTGATCCAGCCCGCGCGCAACAACATTGAACGCGCAGGCCTGAGTCACTGGATCAAGGTGTACCAGGGTGAGGTCGGCACCTTTGAACCGCGCCCGGACCAGAACCAGAAAGGCCTGGTCATCTGCAACCCGCCATACGGCGAGCGTCTGGGTGACGAAGCCAGCCTGTTGTACCTCTATCAGAACCTCGGCGAGCGTCTGCGCCAGGCGTGCATGGGCTGGGAAGCGGCGGTGTTCACCGGCGCGCCGGACCTGGGCAAGCGCATGGGCATCCGCAGCCACAAACAGTATTCGTTCTGGAACGGCGCGTTGCCGTGCAAGCTGCTGTTGATCAAGGTCAATCCGGACCAGTTCGTCACCGGCGAGCGTCGCACCCCGGAGCAGCGCCAGGCTGAACGTGAGCAAGCCGCTTACGACCAAGCCCCGGCCGAGCCGCAAGAACGCCAGTACAACAAGAACGGCAACCCGATCAAACCTGCACCGGCGCCTGTGGTCGAGCAAGCGCGCCTGAGTGAAGGCGGGCAGATGTTCGCCAACCGTCTGCAGAAGAACCTCAAGCTGCTGGGCAAGTGGGCCAAGCGCGAAGGTGTGGATTGCTACCGCGTGTACGATGCCGACATGCCGGAATACTCCATGGCCATCGACCTGTACCACGACTGGGTCCATGTGCAGGAATACGCTGCGCCGAAATCCATCGACCCGGAAAAAGCCTCCGCGCGTATGTTCGATGCGCTGGCCGCAATTCCCCAGGCGCTGAACATCGACAAGAGCCGCGTGGTGGTCAAGCGTCGTGAGCGTCAGAGCGGTACCAAGCAGTACGAGCGCCAGAGTGCTCAAGGCAAATTCACCGAAGTCAGCGAAGGCGGCGTGAAGTTGCTGGTCAACCTCACCGATTACCTGGACACCGGCCTGTTCCTCGACCACCGTCCAATGCGCCTGCGCATCCAGAAAGAAGCGGCCGGCAAGCGTTTCCTCAACCTGTATTGCTACACCGCCACCGCCAGTGTGCACGCGGCCAAGGGCGGGGCGCGCAGCACCACCAGTGTCGACCTGTCCAAGACCTATCTGGACTGGGCGCGTCGCAACTTCTCCCTTAACGGTTTCTCCGACAAGAACCGCCTGGAACAGGGTGACGTGATAGCGTGGCTGGAGGCCAGCCGCGATGAGTTCGACCTGATCTTCATCGACCCGCCGACCTTCTCCAACTCCAAGCGCATGGAAGGCATCTTCGACGTGCAGCGTGACCACGTGCAGTTGCTCGACCTGGCCATGGCGCGCCTGGCGCCGGGTGGCGTGTTGTACTTCTCGAACAACTTCCGCAAGTTCGCGCTGGAGGACAACCTCAGCGAACGCTATGCGGTCGAGGAGATCAGCGACAAGACCATCGATCCGGATTTTGCGCGTAACGCGAAGATCCACCGTGCGTGGAAAATTACCGCGCGCTGA
- the rmf gene encoding ribosome modulation factor, translated as MRRLKRDPLERAFLRGYQYGVHGKSRELCPFTLPSVRQAWINGWREGRGDNWDGMTGTAGIHRLNELHAVG; from the coding sequence ATGAGAAGACTTAAGCGTGATCCGTTGGAAAGAGCATTTTTACGCGGATATCAATATGGCGTTCATGGCAAATCCCGTGAGCTTTGCCCATTTACTCTACCGTCGGTACGCCAAGCCTGGATCAACGGCTGGCGAGAAGGACGCGGCGACAACTGGGACGGTATGACTGGCACTGCGGGCATCCACAGACTCAACGAACTTCACGCCGTCGGCTAA